The genomic DNA aaataatgtccaccgcgctttttcgcaaacattgccatcacgtttgctttgtgtctggtgcaggaaaaaacggtaaaaacaggcttttgtcacgaaagtgtctgCAAGCAGAAAGtgtttgcaagaaaaaaaacacgttcctattggtggaaaaaggcaccacaccaaccaatcacaaaattatgtGGAACAgtaggaagatgtgggagggacggcggcgaaagagtgacagcagcagtgacggtgatagagctcgcgagttttgagagttgagagatttgtgacatatagtgtgtttggagtgtttggtgtagtgtgttttgtgtgtagtggagttgtttttttgtgttgtgagtcaaaacaacgaggagactgctgaatctggagcaggcaggaaggagctcagggagacctgagcctgatgcattgcctgcatttaaatgtaaatagttacatataactttgttaatttaatacaatttatatttgcattataagtaatacaaatggttcgttaaacatatttgtggttttcacagtaaaaaatctaactttttcctactcagattttatgtttttttatgattttaggtccattgtgttaatacagtatgtcaaaatgaaaaaaaaaactgtacagtcacacatgtgaggttgtgctgaaaataatgacaccaagtaaatagtttttaaggtgaaatataatgtcaaaatcaaaaatagtcaaaaacggccaattataccctggaatatcggatttcacaacaaacctaaatatccctgacgtcccaccttcaaacacagcctcatttggccatccctGAAAAAggtacttaacctcccacttttctataggaatacatgcttcctacgggcactgcactagtctctctataaaagcaagacatctctgtctgtgtgtctttgtgtgtgtgtgccttaaatatctctgcagatcaggatcagactgacctgagattttcaacatggctgctgcgtggtttaagggtgtgcaacgtcggatttgtttggactacaatgataccgttaataaataatcaattaaaGAATTCagctagcattgtcaaccatagccaccatagccacgtgtgcaccagagccaatcacaaaattatatggcaaaccaCTTGATTTGGTTGCTTGTGAATACTTGTTAGTATGAGCgtatttctttctctgtgtaaAAAATGTTATCTCAGGTTTgttccagtgtttgtgtgtatttgcgtAGAGAGCGCCGAAGGCTAAGCCTCGAGGTGTTTACTCACTTTTCTCTCGTAATGCATGTCAATACCAAATGTGAACAGCTTCATCTTTACATGTCTTAAcatattattttctatatagaTCTTGTTCAAGTATGTCCATGTTTTCAAAGTAAGAGCAATATATTCAAACTTGACGTTTATGCACTGCTGTGGCAGGATCAgaggggtattgcacaaaacTAGGATAAGGGATAAAGCCAggatatcttggttatcctggctcAATTGATCTGTGATCCGGTTGCACAAAAGCAGGATAGGGGGCAGTAGGATATGTTAtggtataagttaccatggagatttattctgtggagctagcctgctccagaccaggctaacagccaggctaagaTTAATCCTAGTGATTCACCTGTATTTCCACCGTCAATCCTGTgaggaattaatgtgttttacagcatgtccatGGTCTTTCTAAGTATGTTGCATCACTTTAATTATCCTGaattaaaatattacatatatattgtcatttttcctttcatttaattctgttggctgtttgtaattgcaacagtctttttatatttattcaagtgGTAGTATTATTACTTGGGCCAAGTGTTAAATTGCTATGTAATGAAGACTGCTTGCCAAATTGCCATCAGAGatttcataaatatgttttattgcagtaatTGAGATAACAAAACATGGCTGATGAAGTGGCAAAGGTGTTTTCAATGaaatctgtgacacacacacaattttttGCAAGTGGGAGCTTCCTTTATTCTGTTGGGGATGTAGAGAACCTCAATAAAGGAACCATTTGCCGCACAATAAGTGTTTGTATGGAGCTGAAGTCATTCAACATATTCATCACCTTCCCTGGCCACAAAAGACACCTCCACATCAAGGAGTTTTACAAGATTGCAGGTAACCTCAATTTCAACGTGCAACCATTACTTTCTAATTTGATCGGTCACACTTGGATACTCACTATTTTTTGTTACAGCTGGATTGTACACACATCAGGATCAAACGCCCCTCAGGAGAACATGAGGGAGATTACATTAACAGGACATCCTTCCACAGCATCAATGTTCAGGTAAGAGTGATTTGTGGTTACTGTGACCTACATAAATTAATTCTGTGCAATAAGTGACCTTAATAGGCTACAACTTCACATTTCAGATGATCTGTGATGctggctgcctttttttttagaggAAAGTGGCCTGGCTCAGTGCATGAATCCAGAGTCTTTCGGGCTAGTCCAATTTACAAGAGACTTTCACAAGGTAAgccacacattttatttgtactgtaAGTACCTTGGACATCATGAGTGTTTAACTCTGCCGTGTAGTTTTCTAAATGATATCTTGCATTATCAGGCGAATTCTCTGGTGTGCTGCCGGGAGACAGAGGCTATGCCTGCGAGTCATTCCTCTCGACTCCCCATGCACACAGAAAGACAAGGGCTTGAATCGAGATGACCTTCAACCTTCTGAAATCTCGGTTTCAGTGCCTGCACCACCTGAGGGTTTATTTGGCAGTCATTTCTCTTGGTTGCTTGGATCCTGGAAtagaaagagcaaaagaaacaaagattcaAACACTGTATTGCACTTATGGTTACTGTGTGCACTGAAATACTCATTTATCTTTCTAGTTTCTGGATTTCCAGGTCCAGTTTCCTGAGTGTCCCACGTTTAATTTCAAGCTCCATTTCTTGGTGCTTTCTCTTCttcaatttgattttaatgtctgcCAGCTCTCCGTTTCTCCAGGTGCTTTGCATACAgtattctgacagtttgtgaagtctgtaaaagaaatgtcaattagCACAGCAGGATTTGTGCATAATGTAGATTTACTTTAGCCAATACTCACAATGTTACCAGGCTGTTTAGGGGACTGTGCAGCATCTGGGTCCtgttacacatatattttctattagcaccacatcactgacttcatacTTTATGGACTAAATAAGCAGGATATTTCCATAAAATTGACGTATCTAAGGCCTTCTGGAGTCCAGTGACAGTCTCCTCATCTGCAGaagtgcattctgcagctgcagatgtgccttCCCCCTgccatatacatacatgtattgaGAGAACTTGAATTAAGATTTCACAGGACATACCCACCCTGTGATTTGAATACAATGTACTAACCGGATCATCTTCTGGTGGCTCCAAAAGTGTAACTGTGTTCCCAGACACTGTAAGGAAATCCAAAGTCAGACAGTATAATATATTTGACTGTGTTTCaagtgcagtagtactgcaggaTGTACCTTGGATGAAGCGGACAGTTTCTGCGGCTGGGACAGAGTCTGTTACTGTCCCTCCCTGGATCCCCTCCATCACTGGCCTCCCTTTATTTAAATGGAgtaccagctcctctgctggggTCGTATCCTGGTTTGGTGGGCCCCCCTGTGCCATTTAACTGCTACAATCATACAGACAGTCAACATGTCAGCAGACACCTAATCTATTCACCTCATTTGTTCACTGTTATCTACTTTAAAGTCACCAGcctgcaaaatgttcttgtacTTAATTTTAACTTGCTGCCAGGTCATTTTATAGCCAGACAAGTTTGTTCTttatgaaggagagaaagataaaatagattaaacaacacacgtggATAATTGTTTGCACTTAATCATACTCTACATTTCCTGAGTAACATGCAAAATGTACAACAGTTGATTAGTGGACTTTAAAAGTAACTCCTTTAGTCCTTTAATTGTAGCCTAATTATGACAGTTCCAGTGGAGCACTGTTTATTAATTGTACAGTTTTGAACTACTTACGCATTAAGCCGGTCCGCTGTTGTCTGCCAGGTTTTCTCTCATTCTTTAATTACGGCACTGGTAATGCGTTTTTTTCTTATAATGTCTTTCACCTCTTCATAGAACTCTGTCAGGAGCTGTTGTTCAGCGGCCGTGAGATATGACGCGCGACTCTTATCCATGTTTCCATCGGTGATTCTGTGAGCGATCGCGAGGTCTATTTAAGTCTGCCGTGAACACGCACTTATCCAGACTATCTACACCTGGCTTGACATAGCCGCGCCTTTTCATCCTGGCTTGGCAAACGTGCAACCAATTAAGCCAGGATGCGCCGAGCAGACTAGGTCAAGCCGCGCTTGCTCAGTTATCCTGGATatctttattctacttttgtgcaatacccctcTGGTCTCAATAGACTGGTTTGTTTGGGAAAGACAGATAGACAAGAACATACATGATAATAAGAGAAGAGGAATCCGGTTTGACTGGCCTCTCCACAGCCCTTCGTTATAGAGCTGAAGACAACACCTTGTTACTTTTGCATTCTGTGCTGCCGGCCcactcacctcctcctcatTACCTGCTGAAAGACGACGGGTAAGTGCACTTTTTTTGTTAGATTATTAGAAAGTAACATCCACATACTCGTGTGTCCTGCTTTACACATAACTTTTTCAGAGATATtgaaagaagattttttttaagatcTGTTAGAGAGAATTTTGATCAGTCTTTGGGACCCTAATGCTTTAAACAATCTaaagtataaaatataacaCCATCGATTCACATGTTgtattttataaatataaaaacattatttttatatgtgtgtgtgcatatgttcaTGTGAGgcatgttttgtattttgtttgttcgtTTTTTTTACTCTCTTGCATGACAGCCCCTTTAGTGATGATTGGATCTTGAAGCGTTTATAATGTGTATGATTTTCAGCCACATTAACTGTGAACATTTAATATCCACACTCCTTTACACAGAAAAAGTGGCGGAGCTGGCCGCAGCACTACACCTATGCTGATCCTGTTTTGGCAGCCCCCTGGCGTTTCAAACAGATGCAAAAGTAAACCTTTAGCAGTCTGTTACAGTTACAGTCTGGCTGGCCTAGGTGCACAAATGTTGATCAAAGACCTGCTACTTTGCTTGTGTGAAAAGTGAAATTCAGTATGTCAGTATAATCAGGATCAAAGCAGAGGATCAAACCAAGTCCACTGATTGAAGCAATTTGACGGTATGAAAAGCATCTGTCGTAGCTTCTTCTGTCTTGTTAGTTTGCCCTTtggaaggagaggaaacaagtaTTAATCTGTATGCATGCCAAGTCAGCATGCGAGGCCTATGTATCTGTAGCCAAGAAGGAGATGACAAATGTAATGAATATTTCTGAATATATTGTGAAGCTCGTCTCCACCGACAGTCAATGCATTGTTATAACTGTCACATCACAGTCAAGTATACAGGTATTAACTATCAATGTAATAATGGTTGACAAGACATCCACATCTTCATGTGAGTTATcagtgaaaataataaaaatacaaggAAGTTTGTTAAAACATCCTGCTGTTTCaccatttgttttaaatgtaatgagagagagagagagagagagactcttAGGAAAAAGCCACATTCAgagaaaataatgttaaaactgtacatcgccgtgtctcctgataACACAGGGCTTATTGATGTGctttttaattgcattttagatatcaaTACATGGATGGCAGCAAATTTCCTAccgctcaaccaggacaaaacagaggttttagTCATTGGTCTTGaaggccagaaagagaaacttttactgaagttaaaggattttaaaccatcacaatctgtaaaaaaaacctggGGGTGATTTTcgactctgagctcagttttattccacacataaaaaatataacaaagataggtttttaccatcttaagaatatagccagagtccacccgtttctctctcaggccagcacggaggtgctgatgcatgcttttatctcttgtcgtttagattactgtaatgccctgctctctggccttcccaaaaacagcattttgaatCTACAATTACTACAAAACTCACccgcacgagtgctgacaagAACCAGAgtgcgggagcacattacaccggTTTTAAAAtcgctgcattggctccccgtgcgtttcaggtttatttttaagggtcttttactagtttttaagtgtcttagcggtcttgggccttcttacttatctgacctgcttttaccttATCAGCCCCcacggaccctgaggtcctctggcaccggccttttaaccataccacaggttagttcaaaaaagcacggggagGCGGCTTTCTGTTATTATGGCccccgactgtggaacagcctgctggAGGGCCTCAGGGTCGCGGAgactgttgaggtttttaaaaaagaggctcaagacccacctttttaaccaggcttttaattgatttttaaattcttttatgttttagtccctcatgttgtTAGCCTGTATGCTTTTcgctttattttactgttttagtctatcagtttttaatctccagtgtttcctcatgggggcctgccagactgggagttgtctctggtctgccACTGGGGTTGCTGTCCCATGGACGGTTTCGGCCCGGGTggctagagggctctgcaccttggtgtggggcctcctgtctgcccggggttgcggtggtctctgtggcggtgCTCGCTGTGGCCTTGGATCGTGATCTCTATCAGTGTGGCTggcccccaaaggtagcttcttCCGCACCTCAGGTCTCGTTGCCTGGCCATGTCTCtttagtgacagctagtgtatgtgtgggtgggACTGTTGGTCTGCatgcgtatgtgtgagtgtgtatatcagtgtgtatgtatttgtgtatgtctctgtgcatatctgtgggggtgggagggttgggttcttttgattttctttcttgattttctttgctgttttaatctctgtgaGGCACTTTGCGCTACTTTTTGCATAAAAAGCGccaaacaaataaagattgatttgatttgaaaactaactttttcttttacagtggCCATAATCTTTAATTATAATCAGAATTACATCCttaggataaaaaaaagaaaaaaaagaaaaatggacaaAATCCTCACATTGGAGAAGCTGAACTTTACAAATGTCGGTCTTTTTACTTGATACATACGCCCCGGCAGAGAGAGCTCACAGCAGCTCAAGAAAGCACTTGCTAAAAACAGCCAAAACACAGCAACTTAAGAAGACATCAATATCAATTTGACCTCACACCTGCAGCATTTAGAAAACATGTATGTGACCTACAGTATGTACCctgtgaacaaaaaaacaagagaatcAGAATTGCACAATACCAAACAACAAtagtttggaaaataaaaaatattcccatagttgtatttaatttgtttcctgATGTTGCAACCAGGTTTCTGTAATTCACACTTTGGCAGTTTCACTCACTCTAGGTTTACTGTTGGTTACTatgatgcttttgttttgtaagtgaattccttttctcttttttgttttcattcagcaATAATGGCACAGAAGCATACCAAGCCCAACTTCAGTGTCTCTCAGGCGAAGGATGTGGTGAAGAGGCTCTTCAGGCTAACGGCATCAGAAATCCGCTCGCTGCCGAGCTACGGTGACCAGAACCTCTATGTTGCGGTAGTCGAGGGTGGCGAGTACGTCCTGAAGATAATGGACTCAGAGGACAGTAAGAACCAGACCCTGGTCGAGGTGCAGACGATTGCCATGTCCTTGTTGCAACAGAATGGACTTCCTGCCCAAACAGCTCTGCCCACTACCTCCGGACAGCTCATGAGTCTGGAGAAAATGGGTATGTGACCGTCAGTTTGACTTGAAAAGATGGATACAGACGTCAAACAGCATTTTCAGAAAATCACATCCATATAGGCAAGATCATCTTGTACTTTTTGTTCCTCAGCAGCCCTGcggtcagtgtttttttcagttagGTATATGTACTAATGAATCTGTCTTGACTGATATTACAAAATAATGCAGGACTTATGAAACACTGCTCAGGTGAAGCACTTGAAAACTTGAGTggaggaggattttttttaaataaaagaggTAAAAGGCTCGCCAGGAGAAAGACAGCTGACTGTTCAGTCTCATTGCCAGGTCATTAAATAGTAACACATTGGGTAGTGACAACCTTAAAACTGACACGACCAGAGGCGCCCTGACCTGGGGCTTTTTCCGTTTTTAAAATTCAAGTTCAAACAAATTTGAAATGAGATACAATTTGTTATAAATATTTCATACACCTGTCGTTGTAGTTGATAAGCAAGCAGATGAGTCCCCAGATTTGTGACCTTGCCTTTCTATACATTACTTCTCAGATAATTAGGTTCCATTACTGTCCACTTAGGACAGCCCTCCTCGCTATTGTACTCATTTTTTATAGCAACttagttaatagttaatttAGTTTACTGAAATGTCAAGTTAAGCTGATAGTGAAGTTTGAGAGCGGCCTCTTATTGTTCACACGGCAAACAAACAGCCTAATGCGCTTATAGATTGTACATTTCCAATATGTTATTACAGTTTGAACATGAACTTTTCACTCCACATTCAAAGGATTTcgaataaaaagtgacagctctagcccaaaaacaaaataacaacaaaacaacgcCACATGCTTCCAGTGGCTCATGAGTGATGATtgagattaatttttttttttgtatgagtCTCTTATTGGTTTTCAACCAAATCCTTTATATCATAACCTCCAAGGCTTTTAGACTTGCTTTAGGTGAGGCTTTAGAATGATGTTTTAATACCACTTCAAAGATAAATTTGACTGTTGACACGTTGGGCtatatttttaatttgcatAGCTTTTACTCTGCGGTACACACACACGATTTGTCTCCTATAGTCAATGCCAAAGAGTGACACACATACTACAGGGTCATGGCTTTAAATGCGAACTGTGCACGTGCAATTGAACTGGTGTGTTAGAATAAACTAATGAAAAGATAAACTTTTGTTTACAAACCAAAgtgctgctttttatttcactttagtGTAATTCTTTCCATTCTCCTTTAAAGTACTTTAGTGACATTTGCCGCATTTCCATTACATCTGTCGGCCTGGTTCTACTAGGTTTGACTCGGCGCAGCAGGGATACAGCATTTCCACCGCAACTGGGCTACgtgcttgaaggtgtgtctttaaccaaTGATGCGCTTGTTCTGATCCCTTTAGTACTCTTGAAGAATCACCGCTAACAAAAATTCATTTCAGTTACAAACACGTTTCATTTACTATAACTTCTTAATAATAAAAGCCCCCCATTATTTAGTAGTTTAAAACCTTTTATTATGAAGTAGCATTACAAGAAATGTTGTGTTCTCACCAGTAGTAGCTAAATATGACTCccaaaacagctgaaagtgaacatgtcgaaacagtaaaacacagaagaTGTTTGAAAGTACACAGCAGTAAAGATGataaagacaaataaagatGAATGATAAGCTGACTTGACCGGTGGTGGATGTAGACCAACATGTTCTGCGTCAAGGCAAAATATATCACAAATGTAGCTTCAGTCTTATGCGACATAGCAAGCCGTGTGAATAAATACTCAGACAAATCGTTAGTGTGCCCTGTAAGGGGTTCAGAATGAGGTAAATGACTGCAATACTAACCCTGTGTTTACCTTTGGCAGACTGTGGCTATGGCTGTCAGAAGTACCTGGTGCGGCTGCTGACTTATTTGCCTGGAATCACCATTTCCAAGGCTCCTTTAACACCACAGTTGCTGTATGAAACCGGCAAGACAGCAGCCCGAATGGACCAAATCCTACAAGAGGTATAACAGTAAGAAGCCTCTGAGACATAAATCATTTACTTGGTTTTGTAATATTACCAGATCTGTACCAGATGACATAGCGCTAAACTATGTGAAATGCTCTTATCTTCAGACAAAACTTTTCCCATGTTTTGTGAAATTGTCTTAAAAGAGAcgtgtttttttcctgtccttcagtgtttcatttatGTTCATATGCATGTAAACTGTCTTGAAGTTAAAAGGCTTAAAGTATGATCCAACAGAAGctgctctctcccacagaaaggTCTGCTCCTGAAATAACTCATCCACAgtccgcctttaattctgtgactttttttttctattgaaagataaaacaaataaaaaaatgtgttgcgGAGGTTAAAAGTTAATCaggttaaaaatgaaatatattcgTTTACACTTattcacaacttttttttttaatagggTTGTATAATAAAGGACTTACCCCTCATTAAACATGAAACTGGACTTCTGGCTAACAGCTGGTTACATAAGCTCTGTTGGTAGAGCGTGCACATCATTCACAGAGCCCGTGTCCATGGACAGGGTCCGAATCCAATCCGGGGCCCTGTACTGCCTGtcatccctcctcttcctcatctcacTTGCTGTCGTCTGTCTAAGCTGTCCTGTCTAGTAGagccatttaaaaataaaagcaaactCCAATGTTGTCTTCCAAACCTATGTCTCGAACTGACTTCCgcttctttgtatttttattgcttttttatttCGTTATTTTCAGCTACAGCATCCTCATCTTAgtgtgctgcagagagagaagtt from Sparus aurata chromosome 11, fSpaAur1.1, whole genome shotgun sequence includes the following:
- the LOC115591912 gene encoding hydroxylysine kinase-like isoform X1 gives rise to the protein MIIREEESGLTGLSTALRYRAEDNTLLLLHSVLPAHSPPPHYLLKDDGKSGGAGRSTTPMLILFWQPPGVSNRCKTIMAQKHTKPNFSVSQAKDVVKRLFRLTASEIRSLPSYGDQNLYVAVVEGGEYVLKIMDSEDSKNQTLVEVQTIAMSLLQQNGLPAQTALPTTSGQLMSLEKMGLTRRSRDTAFPPQLGYVLEDCGYGCQKYLVRLLTYLPGITISKAPLTPQLLYETGKTAARMDQILQELQHPHLSVLQREKFIWSLSSVPLLEEYLNVFDGDPLQEVVKDVIHQYKTTLVPKRSNFRKCINHGDFNDLNILVQPDETDGYRISGILDFGDMNTGYYIHELAINITHMMKEHPEPVEVGGPVLAGWESVIPLNEAERDRLYLLVLSRLCQLLVLSRYTVKLHPENAEYLMITSKRGVHILRHLWELGKEKVEKVWFQSAAQFSH
- the LOC115591912 gene encoding hydroxylysine kinase-like isoform X2; its protein translation is MIIREEESGLTGLSTALRYRAEDNTLLLLHSVLPAHSPPPHYLLKDDGKSGGAGRSTTPMLILFWQPPGVSNRCKTIMAQKHTKPNFSVSQAKDVVKRLFRLTASEIRSLPSYGDQNLYVAVVEGGEYVLKIMDSEDSKNQTLVEVQTIAMSLLQQNGLPAQTALPTTSGQLMSLEKMDCGYGCQKYLVRLLTYLPGITISKAPLTPQLLYETGKTAARMDQILQELQHPHLSVLQREKFIWSLSSVPLLEEYLNVFDGDPLQEVVKDVIHQYKTTLVPKRSNFRKCINHGDFNDLNILVQPDETDGYRISGILDFGDMNTGYYIHELAINITHMMKEHPEPVEVGGPVLAGWESVIPLNEAERDRLYLLVLSRLCQLLVLSRYTVKLHPENAEYLMITSKRGVHILRHLWELGKEKVEKVWFQSAAQFSH